Genomic window (Neodiprion lecontei isolate iyNeoLeco1 chromosome 7, iyNeoLeco1.1, whole genome shotgun sequence):
GATTATCTCGTCCTTGGAACCGGgcaagaatttaaaactagCGAATCCTCGTATCGGTATCAGAGTTCCAACTCTGGTTACCTGCGAAACGAACATCGAACGATTACATAGAACtcaaattttctcttctcttctcttcttctttatgACTATATATCTTCCTGTTTAAAGAATATTTGTTAACGTcaataaaaagaatttctgCCGGCAAAACACTCGCAGCCACTCTACCTTGATgtttaaaaagttttcatcCGCCGTCAGCAGCACGTTACACCCCATGCTTTCGTCTTTGGTTTCGTTGTACTGTTCCTCCGAACATCTTCTGGGTAGGAAAAACCAACTTTTATGAACGTCGCTCCACACGCCTGACTCGTGTATCATGTAACCTGTGAAGACATAGGTGAATAACAAATGTACATttcagaaattaaataacacTCGTAGGTGTCGTTCCAATTTTTCTGTTTGATTAAGCCTAGACTAAGGAAGTATTCTTGGCTAATTTGTTTGCGCAGCAAACACGTGTACATCTGTTTGCACAACTGTTTCGTGGACTGCTTTGCAATCAACAGAGTGGATTCAGAATGAAACTTGCATGGAAATATACATCCTcatatttttccatattaCCGGGAAATTCTATGTTGAGTGACTGCCTCATTCGTTTGTAATTTGAAACCCAATTCAGCGAATGCGTCTCTCCGAGTACAGAGATGGTTTTCACCCACTGAGGATTGTTGTTGACAAATTCGCCTGCGCTTGTCGTCCACTCTTTGCCCATACTGCCAACGTAAAGCTGTTCGTCCTTGACGGTCGCCCACTCAGACTTGAACCCTAAAAATGATAAGCAGAGTAGCGTTATCATCAGACGACAATCTTGTATCTCTAGCTCCTCTTATCGCCCTACAACTTGCTCACTGTTGGGAACGTAACGATCAGTTTTAAAGTCTCACCCTTGGGATTCTTTCCATTTCCATCCATCAAAATAACCCACGGATACACCTGGTCTCCCTCAATGGAATATATCATGCCCGTTCTGTCGTCCATGGTAAGAAGTCTTCCGTCGAAGGTGACGAGCTCAGAGAGTTCCATGCCTCTACCTTTCATGGCTAAGGAAGACTGGAGGATGATGTCTTTATCGTCCCACGTAACCGagataaaatttctctccgGAACCCAGAGCAAACTGCCGCGTTTCATGATACTGTACCAAGAATCCTTGCTCTCGAGGTTCCTCGATTCCTGATCAAGATCGCTAATTATGGCTATCCTGAATGAGAAGCCAACCTTTGTTCTGACCGACTTGGTGAGCGGGTAGGTATTGTTGTACTTGTAGTAGTGGCAGGCGGAAGCAGGGGCACGAGAGTGCGCAAAACTGTACTTGAGAGTACTGGTAAGATTTGGAAAGGTGTAGAATATCACCAGGACAGTCAGTACAGCGGCGACGACTAGCAGGAACTGGCTCTGCACCCGAAAGGTGCTGTTTCCAACTCTGTAAACGTGGGGAGTGCGTAGAGCCTGGCGCCAATCCCGTATAGActtcattttctctcttcgattcttcttcttcttcttcttcttcttcttgaaaGTTGTCTCGCCGACAGCAGCGTCTTCGTTTGAAAAAGTTGAGGTGGATCGATGGTTGATTGCATTTGTACCTCCACCGACGCGCACATCATGCAACATCGTCGGTCATGTCGTCACTTTTTTCTGCGCGATACAAAATTCGCTAGAAGATTGATGTCGAGGGATTTGGGACCGGGTTTGAGTTTGGGTTTGTATTTAGGTTATCAATATCGCACCTCATCTATACCACGTATGCTGACTGACACATgctgtctgttttattttctgcTTTCGCGGTTGTTTTGCTGCGTCAACGACGATGTTTCACTCATCACACCACCGCACACATTGCGaataaaacaatgaaaatggTACAAGTCAACGCTGCAGCTCTTTTGACAGCTGACCTGATCGGTTCACCTGCTGGTCGCGTGTCAAGCGAACGAGGCAGGCGTGATCGGTCAGGCGAACGTCGTCTGCCAACTGTGACTTCCGGCGCGCATGCGCCacctcttttttttatcaaatcgtATTTCCTACAAACTCGCGATATAGCTTCATTCGGTAACGTAATTGGGACGCCTGCCGTAAGTCCTGACAGGCAACCGCGCAATATACGCGTGTGCAGCGAGTTGCCGAACCACGTAAGCCCACgtgatcaaattttattcgactTTGCCAAGAATTTGTAGAcaactaatttttcattttttacgacaCTGCAAGTTTAACGAGAAAATCAACAAAACTATCATTAAGAGCTACATTGTATCATCAAAATGAAAGGCCACTAAACTACCTTCGATGCTGACAAACCTGCAGTTTATTCacgaaaattaagaaaatgtTAGAAAAAATGCCTGAAATCTTGTACAATGTGTAATTTTATACGCAGCGAATATACGATCTAGCGAGTTTTTGTGCTGTTAGAAACGTTATAAATTGAGTAGGCAAGATGAgtgggaatattttttatacataatactCACTTTTTTCAGGGTACGATTGTGACGCATGTGAAATCCAAATTCGAAGACGAGGTCGATGTCTGATATCGTGCAGCAGCGTGTACCGCGTTGTCCTGACTCGAAGCATCGTGGATATGAgctttataaaattcttggtttgcTGACTGACTATTTCTTCCGCCGACGATAATTTTAACGGTATTGAATGTGCGTGACTGCAAATGCCCTGATTGATGCATAAAATCACTCCGATAACACGTGGCCACCGAACCGCACTACGATTAAATATAAACTATCACAATCAATCCGCACTTACTAATTCACTCGCGTCGGATACATCATCAGAAATcatcataaataaattataaattataaattgtcgGATTGACCATTAACGATTCTACCgtataaatgaattttcatagaaccgaggaatttcagatttttcatcgagcACGATTTCACAGAGCAAAAAATTGACTTTGGAACACCGGGAAAACGATCGCGAAGAACCGACGGCGAGTCTAAACTTGTCGCGGCAAGAAGAGACGCGACATCACGGCTAACCGGCCGACCGGCGATACTTATGTTCGCTGCTATTGTGGCACGAAGCTTTACGAACGAATATATTGATTGATCGCGCGTTAGTACGATTGTTTAACGTTCGAACATGATTCTAATTAAAGAATATTACTCGCACGACAAACGGCCGATCCGAAGAACGTTCGCGAACGTCGTTATTTACAAATGGCGGCTGGATCGGTTCGCGATTGTTTAATCGTGACGTCACAGAGCCTGCCAAAATGCAGCGCATTGTTGAAACTGTAATATCGATATCGATATGAGAGGAAACCTTCTTTTTATCACGTACATTACAGGCTAGCGTACACTCGGATATAATGTATACTTCTAAAACAATTCTAATGCAAGAATATTACAAGAATATTAGACTCACGGCAAACGGCGATCCGAAGAGCGTCCGCGAACGTCGTTGTTTACAAATGGCGGTTAGACCGATTCGCGATTGTTTAATCGTGACGTCACAGAGCCTGC
Coding sequences:
- the LOC107218295 gene encoding soluble calcium-activated nucleotidase 1, producing MLHDVRVGGGTNAINHRSTSTFSNEDAAVGETTFKKKKKKKKKNRREKMKSIRDWRQALRTPHVYRVGNSTFRVQSQFLLVVAAVLTVLVIFYTFPNLTSTLKYSFAHSRAPASACHYYKYNNTYPLTKSVRTKVGFSFRIAIISDLDQESRNLESKDSWYSIMKRGSLLWVPERNFISVTWDDKDIILQSSLAMKGRGMELSELVTFDGRLLTMDDRTGMIYSIEGDQVYPWVILMDGNGKNPKGFKSEWATVKDEQLYVGSMGKEWTTSAGEFVNNNPQWVKTISVLGETHSLNWVSNYKRMRQSLNIEFPGYMIHESGVWSDVHKSWFFLPRRCSEEQYNETKDESMGCNVLLTADENFLNIKVTRVGTLIPIRGFASFKFLPGSKDEIIVALKTEENQGRMATYITAFTIDGLSILSETKVSDKKFEGIEFV